One window of Erwinia aphidicola genomic DNA carries:
- a CDS encoding glycosyltransferase gives MKSHILFIIDGLPGGGAENVTLTLAKGLAERGCVVTLLALDKRRDYEIPDCINYFVDHDNGKGAFRKLSELARRSASLDRLLPGLFDKYGLPSLVISSLHKTDRIVVRSKLLRSCNLWFCVHGMFSRSYLGNKRGFSLWFKKLKLKKVYKNQQMITVSDAVGKDLLQKVGIKPKTIQTIYNPFNISEIIQRAAGENPYAAESYIAHVGRFHQVKRHDRLLEAFALADLPGKLILVGQGEESVAQQIKDKISSLELQDKVILAGFTQNPLPIIKGARMVALSSDSEGLPSVLIEALMCHTPVISTNCPGGAAEIMSGELRPFLAELTSESLAEKMQKAWHSPPMIVEEMYQRFSYDIILDKYLALQKAQY, from the coding sequence ATGAAAAGCCATATCCTGTTTATCATCGATGGACTTCCGGGCGGAGGGGCAGAAAATGTTACTCTGACGCTGGCAAAGGGACTCGCCGAGCGCGGATGTGTTGTGACCTTGCTTGCCCTGGATAAACGTCGCGACTACGAGATACCTGACTGCATCAACTACTTTGTAGATCATGACAACGGGAAAGGCGCTTTCCGCAAGCTATCTGAATTAGCGAGGCGTTCTGCTTCGCTGGATCGCTTGTTGCCTGGGCTCTTTGACAAGTATGGTCTTCCATCTCTGGTTATCAGCAGTTTGCATAAAACAGACAGGATTGTTGTGCGCTCAAAATTACTGCGCTCATGCAATTTGTGGTTCTGCGTGCACGGCATGTTTTCGCGCTCATATCTTGGCAATAAAAGGGGATTCAGCCTGTGGTTTAAAAAGCTAAAGCTGAAAAAAGTTTATAAAAATCAGCAGATGATCACCGTCTCCGATGCTGTGGGCAAAGACCTCTTACAGAAAGTGGGTATCAAGCCCAAAACCATCCAAACTATCTACAACCCGTTTAATATCAGCGAAATCATACAGCGCGCCGCTGGGGAAAACCCCTATGCGGCAGAAAGCTATATTGCGCATGTCGGGCGCTTTCATCAGGTGAAGCGCCATGATCGCTTGCTGGAAGCATTTGCTCTCGCCGATCTTCCCGGTAAATTAATTCTGGTCGGTCAGGGCGAAGAATCTGTCGCGCAGCAGATTAAGGATAAAATCTCCAGCCTGGAGCTGCAGGACAAAGTTATTCTTGCGGGTTTTACCCAAAACCCCTTGCCGATTATCAAAGGGGCGAGAATGGTTGCGCTCAGTTCAGACAGCGAAGGGCTACCTTCGGTGTTGATTGAAGCGTTGATGTGCCATACACCGGTAATCAGTACGAACTGTCCAGGTGGAGCTGCAGAGATTATGAGTGGAGAGTTACGGCCGTTTCTGGCGGAATTAACCAGCGAATCGTTAGCAGAGAAAATGCAGAAAGCCTGGCATTCCCCCCCGATGATTGTGGAGGAGATGTATCAGCGTTTTAGCTATGACATTATTCTGGATAAATATCTAGCTTTGCAAAAAGCTCAGTACTGA
- a CDS encoding glycosyltransferase family 4 protein yields the protein MKPFRLALVRQKYRPDGGAERFISRALSALEQQNLELNVITREWQGENHPDWHIHRCNPLKFGRISRERGFASAARALWQRENFDLVQSHERIAGCDIYRAGDGVHHNWLQQRARLLPKWRQPLLFGNPYHRYVMQAEAAMYAAPELKAVICNAAMIKQEIIERFDVTPEKITVIYNAIDSQKFLPANEEVRQQLRQKLQLPQQVRCLIFVGSGFERKGLAAAIKAVAPTNNHLMVIGQDKDEKKYRALAVSSGCSDRIHFMGIQKETLPFYQAADGLLLPTLYDPFPNVILEAMACGLPVIASKNCGGAEFITQGVNGFVTDALDVAALTSAIEQLPHQTLGSTMAEAARAKILPYSPASLSAQLIDLYQRVLAK from the coding sequence ATGAAGCCTTTTCGCCTGGCGCTTGTACGCCAAAAATATCGCCCGGACGGTGGAGCGGAACGCTTTATTTCGCGGGCACTCTCAGCCCTTGAGCAGCAAAACCTTGAACTCAATGTCATCACCCGCGAGTGGCAGGGGGAAAATCATCCCGACTGGCATATTCACCGCTGTAACCCACTTAAGTTTGGGCGCATCAGCCGCGAACGCGGTTTTGCCTCAGCTGCCAGAGCCCTGTGGCAACGCGAGAACTTTGACTTGGTGCAAAGCCATGAGCGTATCGCCGGCTGTGATATTTATCGCGCCGGCGATGGCGTTCATCACAACTGGCTACAACAGCGTGCACGCCTTTTGCCGAAATGGCGTCAACCTTTATTATTTGGCAATCCCTATCATCGTTACGTCATGCAGGCGGAGGCGGCCATGTATGCCGCGCCTGAGCTTAAAGCAGTGATTTGCAATGCCGCGATGATTAAACAGGAAATCATTGAAAGATTTGACGTTACTCCGGAAAAAATTACCGTCATTTATAACGCGATTGATAGCCAAAAGTTTCTTCCTGCAAATGAAGAAGTCAGACAGCAACTTCGCCAAAAGCTGCAGCTACCACAGCAGGTACGCTGCCTGATTTTTGTTGGTTCTGGTTTTGAAAGGAAAGGGTTGGCAGCTGCTATTAAGGCAGTGGCCCCAACCAACAACCATCTGATGGTTATTGGCCAGGATAAAGATGAAAAAAAATACCGGGCGTTAGCGGTTTCATCGGGCTGCAGCGATCGCATCCATTTTATGGGGATTCAGAAAGAGACTCTGCCTTTTTATCAGGCGGCAGACGGCTTGCTGTTACCCACCCTGTACGATCCCTTCCCTAACGTGATCCTCGAAGCGATGGCCTGCGGCCTTCCGGTAATCGCCAGTAAAAACTGTGGTGGTGCCGAATTTATTACTCAGGGTGTGAATGGTTTCGTTACGGATGCACTGGATGTTGCCGCACTCACCTCAGCGATTGAGCAATTGCCTCATCAGACGCTGGGCTCGACAATGGCAGAAGCTGCACGGGCAAAAATTTTACCGTACAGCCCAGCCAGTCTGTCGGCGCAACTGATCGATCTTTATCAGCGAGTTTTAGCAAAATGA
- the rfaQ gene encoding putative lipopolysaccharide heptosyltransferase III codes for MNSDSTSTPQRILVIKLRHHGDMLLLTPVINSLKQCWPQAEIDVLLYHETREMLSANPAIGELITIDRQWKKQGAKAHLGYEWRLLQQLRGKKYDVVLNLADQWRSAIAARWTGAPIRLGFDFPKRRGAFWRKCHTQLIPVTHHHKLHTVEQNLSLLEPLKLATHVTQVTMGYDAVDWQRAEELLHQHQVNQPYILVQPTSRWFFKCWTEEKMAAAITALQVKGHTLVITSGPDKREQEMVTKILANCPAERIVSLSGQLSLRQLAALIDHARLFIGVDSVPMHMAAALDTPFVALFGPSKLTFWHPWQGRGTTIWAGDYGPLPDPDEVDTKTNQRYLDIIPVDAVIAATKEWLV; via the coding sequence ATGAATTCAGACTCGACTTCCACTCCACAACGCATTCTGGTTATCAAACTCCGTCATCACGGCGATATGCTACTGCTGACCCCGGTGATCAATAGTTTGAAACAGTGCTGGCCACAGGCAGAAATTGATGTCCTGCTTTATCATGAAACACGGGAAATGCTGTCGGCTAATCCTGCGATAGGCGAATTGATTACTATAGACAGGCAGTGGAAGAAACAGGGTGCAAAAGCGCATCTGGGCTATGAATGGCGGTTGCTGCAGCAGCTTCGTGGCAAAAAGTATGATGTGGTGCTCAATCTTGCCGATCAGTGGCGAAGTGCCATTGCAGCGCGCTGGACAGGAGCACCGATAAGATTAGGTTTCGATTTTCCTAAACGGCGCGGAGCATTCTGGCGTAAGTGCCATACCCAGCTGATCCCGGTTACCCACCATCATAAACTGCACACCGTTGAACAGAATCTGTCATTGCTTGAGCCACTCAAACTGGCTACCCATGTTACTCAGGTCACCATGGGCTATGATGCTGTAGACTGGCAACGAGCCGAAGAACTCCTCCACCAGCATCAAGTTAATCAACCCTATATTCTGGTACAACCGACTTCTCGCTGGTTTTTCAAATGCTGGACGGAAGAGAAAATGGCGGCAGCCATCACTGCGCTACAAGTAAAGGGCCACACGCTGGTGATCACTTCAGGCCCTGACAAACGCGAGCAGGAGATGGTGACCAAAATTTTGGCCAACTGTCCTGCTGAACGCATCGTTTCCCTGTCCGGACAGCTCAGTTTGCGTCAGCTTGCTGCACTCATTGATCATGCGAGGTTGTTCATTGGGGTGGATTCCGTTCCTATGCACATGGCAGCGGCATTAGATACCCCATTTGTAGCCCTATTTGGCCCAAGCAAACTGACATTCTGGCACCCTTGGCAGGGCCGGGGCACCACAATTTGGGCTGGCGACTATGGCCCTCTTCCTGACCCCGATGAGGTGGATACGAAAACCAACCAACGCTATCTCGATATCATCCCTGTCGACGCCGTCATCGCTGCCACAAAGGAGTGGCTGGTATGA
- a CDS encoding polysaccharide deacetylase family protein gives MSKPAFIITIDTEGDNLWQNHDRISTKNTHYLPRFQALCEKYAFKPVYLTNYEMAIDPDYVAFARDVISRDTGEIGMHLHAWNSPPLEPLTDDDWRHKPYLIEYPAEQIRSKVEFMTHLLEETFQTKMLSHRAGRWAFNEYYAALLIEFGYVVDCSVTPKVNWQYSPGNPKGNGGTNYTDFPEQAYFIDERNIAQKGDSPLLEVPMTIQYKHSGVMNAFKQGYDRLRGKRRSPSVHWLRPSGGNVEMMKRVAQKSLDEGHDYVEFMLHSSEFMPGGSPTFSTEQHIETLYQDLEQLFSWLSKRTVGKTLAEYYRDKVAKK, from the coding sequence ATGTCTAAACCGGCGTTTATCATTACCATTGACACCGAGGGCGATAATTTGTGGCAAAATCACGATCGCATCTCGACAAAAAATACGCACTATCTCCCTCGCTTTCAGGCTTTGTGTGAAAAATATGCCTTTAAGCCGGTTTATTTAACCAACTATGAGATGGCAATTGACCCGGATTATGTCGCTTTTGCCCGTGATGTGATTTCCCGTGATACAGGTGAAATTGGCATGCATCTTCATGCGTGGAATAGTCCTCCGCTAGAACCACTGACGGATGATGACTGGCGGCATAAACCCTACCTGATTGAGTATCCTGCCGAACAAATTCGCAGCAAAGTCGAGTTCATGACCCATCTGCTGGAAGAGACTTTCCAAACCAAGATGCTGAGTCATCGTGCCGGGCGTTGGGCGTTTAATGAATATTATGCTGCCTTACTGATAGAGTTTGGTTATGTGGTTGATTGCTCAGTGACGCCAAAGGTCAACTGGCAATACTCGCCAGGCAATCCTAAAGGCAACGGTGGAACAAACTATACGGATTTCCCCGAGCAGGCCTATTTCATTGATGAGAGAAACATTGCACAAAAAGGGGATTCGCCGCTGTTAGAAGTCCCCATGACGATCCAGTACAAGCACTCTGGCGTAATGAATGCTTTTAAGCAGGGATACGATCGTCTGCGAGGTAAACGGCGTTCACCCTCTGTTCACTGGCTACGTCCATCCGGTGGCAATGTCGAAATGATGAAGCGCGTAGCGCAAAAATCGCTGGATGAAGGTCATGACTACGTTGAATTCATGCTGCACTCCTCGGAGTTCATGCCAGGAGGCAGCCCAACATTCTCGACTGAGCAGCATATTGAGACGCTGTATCAGGACCTGGAGCAGCTTTTTAGCTGGCTTTCAAAAAGGACGGTGGGGAAAACCCTGGCAGAGTATTATCGAGATAAGGTTGCCAAAAAGTGA